The following proteins are encoded in a genomic region of Paenibacillus sp. FSL R7-0273:
- a CDS encoding AraC family ligand binding domain-containing protein: protein MSREVRTVVFDQDLKLEACRFEGIMQKFPNHFHDYYVIGFIEQGKRLLQCGNEEYILNSGDVIIFNPQDPHSCEQVDGRTLDYRCINVQPEIMRQFVQEITGKSGLPRFTQAVLFQSELAVPLHDLHQMLLEEQADFQKEELLLFLLEQLLQEYTEEAGTTDPPGEVTAEIKRVCRYIEEHYTDTITLGQLTELTGLSKYQLLRMFTKQTGISPYRYLETIRINQAKRLLEQGTLPMEVALRTGFSDQSHFSNFFKKLIGLTPKQYLRVFTRPAEKAALEVTSS, encoded by the coding sequence TTGTCCCGCGAGGTACGGACCGTCGTTTTTGATCAGGATTTGAAGCTGGAAGCCTGCCGGTTTGAGGGGATTATGCAGAAGTTCCCTAATCATTTTCATGACTATTATGTCATTGGTTTTATCGAACAGGGCAAGAGACTGCTGCAGTGCGGCAATGAGGAATACATTCTGAACAGCGGAGACGTCATTATCTTCAACCCGCAGGACCCGCACTCCTGTGAACAGGTGGACGGGCGGACGCTGGATTACCGCTGTATTAACGTTCAGCCGGAAATCATGCGCCAGTTTGTGCAGGAGATTACGGGGAAAAGCGGATTGCCGCGCTTTACACAAGCTGTATTGTTCCAGAGTGAGCTGGCCGTACCGCTGCATGATCTGCACCAGATGCTGTTAGAGGAGCAGGCAGATTTTCAGAAGGAGGAGCTGCTGCTGTTTCTGCTGGAGCAGCTCCTGCAGGAATATACGGAAGAAGCCGGTACAACCGATCCTCCCGGGGAGGTTACTGCAGAAATCAAAAGGGTCTGCCGGTACATAGAGGAGCACTACACAGACACCATTACGCTGGGTCAGCTGACGGAATTGACGGGACTTAGCAAGTATCAGCTGCTGCGGATGTTCACTAAGCAAACCGGGATCTCCCCCTACCGTTACCTGGAGACGATTCGTATCAATCAGGCCAAACGTCTGCTGGAGCAGGGGACCCTGCCGATGGAGGTTGCCCTGCGGACCGGATTCAGTGACCAGAGCCATTTCAGCAACTTCTTCAAGAAACTGATCGGCTTAACGCCTAAGCAATATCTGCGGGTCTTTACCCGGCCGGCGGAAAAGGCGGCACTTGAGGTGACCTCCTCATGA
- a CDS encoding DMT family transporter has protein sequence MSAKRSATTGHLLAFITILTWGTTFISTKLLLADFTPLEILFFRFILGYAVLFLLYPRRIRTGSFKEEGLFIAAGLCGVTLYFLIENIALLYTSASNAGVIVSIAPFLTAVIAHFALPDERLTPAFITGFLIALSGIGCILLNGSLTLQLNPLGDLLALLAPVVWAVYSVLMRKISALQHNTIGVTRRVFFYGLLGMLPALLLSDFRFGLDRFRDPANLGNLLFLGLGASALCFVTWNRAVGILGAVRTSVYIYLVPVITVAAAVLFLQEKLSWAIVLGTALTLTGSAISEHKPKTLSGKETAL, from the coding sequence ATGAGCGCTAAACGTAGCGCCACCACCGGGCATCTGCTGGCTTTTATTACGATTCTTACTTGGGGGACCACCTTTATTTCGACCAAGCTGCTGCTGGCTGATTTTACACCGCTGGAAATTCTGTTCTTCCGCTTTATTCTGGGCTATGCCGTTCTGTTCCTGCTTTATCCGCGGCGGATCCGGACGGGCTCCTTCAAGGAAGAGGGACTATTTATTGCGGCCGGGCTCTGCGGTGTGACCCTGTATTTTCTGATCGAAAATATTGCCCTGCTCTATACGTCCGCGTCCAACGCCGGTGTCATTGTGTCCATCGCCCCGTTCCTCACCGCTGTGATTGCCCATTTTGCTTTACCGGACGAACGGCTTACCCCAGCCTTCATAACAGGCTTCCTCATTGCCCTTAGCGGCATTGGCTGTATCCTGCTGAACGGAAGCCTCACGCTGCAGCTGAATCCGCTCGGTGACCTGCTGGCTCTGCTGGCTCCCGTCGTCTGGGCTGTGTACTCTGTACTAATGCGTAAAATCAGCGCATTGCAGCACAATACCATCGGTGTTACACGCAGAGTGTTCTTCTATGGCCTGCTGGGTATGCTGCCGGCTCTGCTGCTGTCCGATTTCCGCTTCGGTCTGGACCGGTTCCGGGATCCCGCCAATCTGGGGAACCTGCTGTTCCTCGGTCTGGGCGCTTCCGCCCTGTGCTTTGTAACATGGAACCGGGCAGTCGGTATCCTTGGAGCGGTCAGAACAAGTGTATACATTTATCTGGTACCGGTAATCACCGTGGCGGCAGCTGTGCTGTTTTTGCAGGAAAAGCTCTCCTGGGCTATTGTACTGGGCACTGCACTTACTTTAACGGGCTCCGCTATCTCAGAACATAAACCCAAAACACTCTCCGGCAAAGAAACCGCTTTGTAA
- a CDS encoding ArsR/SmtB family transcription factor, giving the protein MKPALNEQLRNNIRFTYNEALELIVAMGMTACGEQMYAMAQDYKIEIDSIADSFYEDTKARLSPHTFRELQFFFGHNFLHKTLDFGFYVSICSNPEPQTAEDWIRSLEAVPAGWMLTEMVFGVYHDKLEELLQGRDWEGLKGNLSLLAALVRDTPPHQEVLQTQEPLLECLAHPEECKQRYMQLLRQFYKEVFIHWKKQLQERSEQASAHYEAVFTAKPEQFIREIHKNEPDIFTAVPTAFHVSQASQVGNHFLNFTTETGNVGWVIFGIHNERVFGPAADREQTELFLKAFSDKRRLDFVLLLKERPHYGQEIASALGITPAAVNYHSNFLFFLDLISVKREEHRLYYHLNTERLKELLALTAKVMLD; this is encoded by the coding sequence ATGAAACCTGCACTTAACGAGCAACTCAGGAATAATATCCGCTTCACCTATAACGAGGCTTTGGAATTAATCGTTGCGATGGGGATGACGGCTTGCGGAGAACAGATGTATGCCATGGCTCAGGATTACAAGATTGAAATTGACTCCATAGCTGATTCCTTCTACGAGGATACCAAGGCCCGGCTGTCACCGCACACTTTTCGCGAGCTGCAATTTTTCTTTGGCCATAATTTTCTCCATAAGACGCTGGACTTTGGTTTCTATGTATCCATTTGCAGCAATCCTGAGCCGCAGACAGCGGAAGACTGGATTAGATCACTAGAGGCCGTACCGGCGGGATGGATGCTCACAGAGATGGTATTCGGGGTTTATCACGATAAGCTGGAGGAGCTGCTGCAGGGAAGGGATTGGGAAGGATTAAAAGGCAATCTCAGCCTGCTGGCCGCATTAGTCAGGGATACTCCTCCGCATCAGGAGGTCCTTCAAACGCAGGAACCGCTGCTGGAATGCCTGGCCCACCCGGAAGAATGCAAGCAGCGGTATATGCAGCTTCTCCGCCAGTTTTACAAGGAGGTATTTATCCACTGGAAAAAGCAGCTGCAGGAGCGTTCTGAGCAGGCCTCCGCCCATTACGAGGCAGTATTCACTGCCAAGCCTGAGCAATTCATCCGGGAAATCCACAAAAATGAGCCTGACATTTTCACAGCCGTCCCCACTGCCTTTCATGTGAGCCAGGCGTCACAGGTCGGGAATCATTTCTTGAACTTCACTACAGAGACTGGCAATGTAGGCTGGGTTATCTTCGGTATCCATAATGAGCGGGTATTCGGCCCGGCTGCGGACCGTGAACAGACAGAGCTGTTCCTGAAGGCCTTTTCGGATAAAAGGCGGCTCGATTTTGTGCTGCTGCTGAAGGAGCGCCCGCATTACGGCCAGGAGATCGCCTCCGCGCTCGGCATTACACCGGCAGCCGTGAACTATCATTCCAACTTCCTGTTCTTCCTCGATCTGATCAGTGTGAAACGGGAGGAGCACCGCTTATATTATCATCTGAATACAGAGCGGTTAAAGGAGCTGCTGGCCCTGACTGCAAAAGTTATGTTGGATTAG
- a CDS encoding ABC transporter ATP-binding protein — MKRSAASGTFIRLVKLGKPYIGWYIALCLTAAVISLTTVGIAEALRRIINAATEHNVSSLASSAIFALAIVLVDVVFNFLKSYLAAVLEYKSTTRLQLTLLDKLLRVKMKDLDGYHSADLISRIHDSAPAAQQGINLKTVELFSSLLQILFLLTYLMSLHFTLTIGTLLICALLPLVMLPFTSRIRSLYRKRQEVEAAQQVLIQDSVQGAEVVRAFSLASRLQQQFMERVQHYFKFHVPLTRAEAVGYNMNFTVILGGLLYLLTYGGYLVIGGRLDVGAVAAFLISFEQITNPVSRLSNLWTQLQTSLAQGSRIFELFELQNEQAGQEQDIQKQRSGQQQDNVTAGLKGLPISFNNVSFSYSGNMVLQQVQLVIEPGKVTALAGPSGSGKSTLLRLLLAEYEPDNGTICCGSQPLGTLSPQVWRSSLAYVSQEPYLFSGTLYENIAWGRSGAAKEEVIQAARDAGIHEFIMSTPLQYETAIGERGITLSGGERQRLSIARAFVRGPELLLLDEPTAALDSHSEEVVQQALQKLMQGRTTVVIAHRLSTIRNADTIYFMEAGSVVEEGTHPELMAMEGKYYNMVQSVHRTDHPLVPEENLI; from the coding sequence TTGAAGAGATCAGCAGCTTCCGGCACGTTCATCCGCCTGGTGAAGCTTGGCAAGCCATATATCGGCTGGTACATCGCACTCTGTCTGACCGCAGCCGTAATTTCGCTGACCACTGTCGGCATCGCTGAGGCACTGCGGCGGATTATAAATGCAGCTACAGAGCATAACGTATCCAGCCTCGCTTCCAGCGCTATATTCGCTTTAGCTATTGTACTAGTCGATGTTGTCTTTAATTTTCTAAAAAGCTATTTGGCCGCAGTGCTTGAGTATAAATCGACAACCCGTCTGCAGCTGACCCTGCTGGACAAACTGCTGAGGGTAAAGATGAAGGATCTGGACGGCTACCACTCCGCCGATCTCATCAGCCGCATTCACGATTCCGCTCCTGCGGCGCAGCAAGGCATTAACCTGAAAACGGTCGAGCTGTTCAGCAGCCTGCTGCAGATCCTCTTTCTGCTTACCTATCTGATGTCTCTTCATTTCACGCTAACCATAGGCACACTGTTGATCTGCGCCCTGCTGCCGCTGGTGATGCTGCCCTTCACCTCACGAATCCGCAGCCTGTACCGGAAAAGACAGGAAGTGGAAGCCGCCCAGCAGGTGCTGATTCAGGATTCTGTACAAGGTGCAGAAGTCGTCCGCGCCTTCTCTTTGGCTTCAAGGCTGCAGCAGCAATTCATGGAGCGGGTACAGCACTATTTCAAGTTCCATGTTCCGCTCACCCGTGCAGAAGCGGTAGGCTATAATATGAACTTTACCGTTATCTTAGGCGGTCTGCTGTATCTGCTCACTTATGGGGGATACCTCGTAATTGGCGGACGGCTTGATGTAGGGGCGGTGGCGGCATTTCTGATCAGCTTCGAGCAGATAACAAATCCGGTCTCCAGACTCTCCAATCTCTGGACACAGCTTCAAACCTCCCTGGCCCAGGGCAGCCGTATCTTTGAACTGTTTGAGCTGCAAAATGAACAGGCCGGGCAGGAACAAGACATACAGAAGCAGAGGTCCGGGCAGCAGCAGGACAATGTAACAGCAGGTCTCAAGGGACTGCCTATCTCCTTTAACAACGTTAGCTTCAGCTACAGCGGCAACATGGTCCTGCAGCAGGTGCAGCTGGTTATTGAGCCGGGCAAAGTGACCGCTTTAGCCGGACCAAGCGGAAGCGGAAAAAGCACGCTGCTCCGCCTGCTTCTGGCAGAATACGAGCCTGACAACGGCACCATCTGCTGCGGGTCACAGCCGTTAGGAACCCTTTCGCCGCAGGTCTGGCGCAGCAGCCTTGCTTACGTATCACAGGAGCCTTATCTTTTCTCAGGCACCCTATATGAGAATATTGCCTGGGGCAGATCCGGAGCTGCCAAAGAGGAGGTTATACAAGCTGCTCGGGACGCAGGTATTCATGAGTTCATTATGAGTACTCCGCTGCAGTATGAGACTGCCATCGGTGAACGGGGGATTACCCTGTCCGGCGGGGAGCGGCAGCGGCTATCCATTGCCAGGGCCTTTGTCCGCGGGCCGGAGCTGCTGCTGCTGGATGAACCGACGGCCGCGCTTGACAGCCACAGTGAAGAGGTTGTCCAGCAGGCGCTGCAGAAGCTGATGCAGGGCCGGACAACTGTAGTGATTGCCCACAGGCTGTCAACGATCCGTAATGCCGACACCATCTATTTTATGGAGGCAGGCTCGGTTGTCGAGGAAGGAACCCATCCGGAGCTAATGGCAATGGAGGGCAAATATTACAATATGGTGCAGTCCGTCCACCGGACGGATCATCCGCTTGTGCCGGAGGAGAATCTGATATGA
- a CDS encoding ABC transporter ATP-binding protein gives MTTREAGKLPLRTVLSRLLPYASPYRLGLLLATLLLAARLVMDIGLAAIQQLFIDTINSADMDSLLRLSVIVAVVCVVIILCLMLQHYYRFVVQSRMAWDLRAALFNKTHRLPFRQIQSMHSGDLTSRNTKDAEAAMGTVSSIIYDLSYNLLLCFVSFLYLASMDVWLALLALGSGPVVFFSSRFFDRKLRQLSTRIYEAEAQLRGILQETLQGVKIVRAFSLEMMLKDKYAAERTRLNRLVLQRALLTTLLWSSAAFINNLVMVICAGFIAYSAIKGGTSAGEVLAFIILMGRVQWPFVHMSQTWGGVQQSLGAADRVFSVLDAPTEDDIPHGQLSHPSETCPDESAALTISNACYSHSAGPDDQAPLFRDLNLYIRHGETVALVGPSGSGKTTLMRMCCGLLRPDAGHISVYGQSAAGGLAELRSMITYVPQSPYLFSGSIKDNIAFSSDTASDEEIREAARLAGADDFIQKLPAGYDTLIGEHGTGLSGGQRQRIAIARAFLRNAPLLLLDEATSALDNESEQLVQQSLDRLMQNRTTLVIAHRLSTVRNATRIIVLDKGVVAEEGTHDSLLSSNGVYAELYRLQFKEPVAEAVH, from the coding sequence ATGACGACCAGAGAAGCCGGAAAGTTACCGCTTCGCACCGTTCTGAGCCGGCTGCTGCCTTATGCCTCGCCTTACCGGCTAGGCCTGCTGCTGGCTACCCTGCTGCTTGCTGCCAGACTGGTGATGGACATCGGTTTAGCAGCCATCCAGCAGCTGTTCATTGACACCATTAACAGCGCAGATATGGATTCACTTCTCCGGCTAAGCGTTATTGTCGCCGTTGTCTGTGTCGTGATCATTCTTTGTCTGATGCTTCAGCATTATTACCGGTTTGTCGTTCAGAGCAGGATGGCCTGGGATCTGAGGGCAGCGCTGTTTAACAAGACACACCGCCTGCCGTTCCGCCAGATACAGTCCATGCATTCCGGCGACCTTACCTCACGCAACACCAAGGATGCGGAAGCCGCGATGGGCACTGTCAGCAGCATTATCTATGATTTGAGCTACAATCTTCTGCTCTGCTTTGTTTCTTTTCTCTACCTGGCTTCCATGGATGTGTGGCTCGCTCTACTCGCGCTTGGCTCAGGGCCGGTCGTCTTTTTCTCCAGCCGCTTCTTTGACCGCAAATTGCGGCAGCTGTCAACCCGGATTTATGAGGCGGAAGCTCAGCTGCGCGGCATTCTGCAGGAGACCCTCCAGGGTGTAAAGATCGTCCGGGCTTTTTCGCTGGAAATGATGCTGAAGGACAAATATGCAGCTGAGCGTACAAGGCTGAACCGTCTGGTGCTGCAGCGTGCGCTCTTAACGACACTGTTATGGAGCAGCGCCGCTTTTATCAACAATCTGGTAATGGTCATCTGTGCAGGCTTCATTGCTTACTCAGCTATAAAGGGCGGAACCTCCGCCGGGGAAGTGCTTGCATTCATCATTCTGATGGGGCGTGTCCAGTGGCCGTTTGTCCATATGTCGCAGACCTGGGGGGGTGTTCAGCAGTCGCTTGGCGCAGCAGACCGTGTATTCTCTGTTCTTGATGCACCGACTGAGGATGACATTCCGCACGGGCAACTGAGCCACCCGTCAGAGACTTGTCCGGATGAATCCGCTGCATTAACTATTTCTAATGCGTGCTACAGCCACTCCGCAGGACCGGATGATCAGGCGCCGCTGTTCAGGGATTTGAATCTGTATATCAGGCATGGTGAGACGGTTGCGCTGGTCGGTCCAAGCGGCTCCGGCAAAACAACCCTTATGCGGATGTGCTGCGGGTTGCTCAGGCCCGATGCCGGACATATTTCCGTTTACGGCCAGTCTGCAGCCGGCGGGCTTGCGGAACTGCGCAGCATGATCACTTATGTGCCGCAGTCCCCTTACCTGTTCTCCGGATCAATTAAGGACAATATTGCGTTCAGCAGCGATACGGCCAGTGATGAAGAGATCCGGGAAGCGGCCAGACTTGCAGGAGCAGATGACTTTATTCAGAAGCTGCCCGCAGGCTATGACACCCTGATCGGTGAACACGGAACAGGCTTATCGGGAGGACAGCGCCAGCGTATCGCCATTGCCCGGGCTTTTCTGCGGAATGCACCGCTTCTGCTGCTGGATGAAGCCACCTCGGCCCTGGATAATGAGTCGGAGCAGCTTGTCCAGCAGTCCCTTGACCGGCTGATGCAGAACCGGACCACGCTGGTCATCGCCCACCGGCTGTCCACTGTACGCAACGCCACCAGAATCATCGTGCTGGATAAGGGTGTTGTTGCCGAGGAAGGCACACATGACAGTCTGCTGTCCAGCAACGGAGTATATGCGGAGCTGTACCGGCTGCAATTTAAGGAACCGGTCGCCGAAGCTGTCCATTGA
- a CDS encoding GNAT family N-acetyltransferase: MRSCGSLFMGRLQKCYIEQAYRRKGAAAALLNLLEKELSRRSVVSVRILTGRNNHLALRTYEKNGYLRDNEAVFTKKLR; encoded by the coding sequence ATGAGGAGCTGCGGAAGCTTATTTATGGGGAGACTACAGAAATGTTACATTGAGCAAGCTTACAGGAGAAAAGGGGCTGCGGCGGCGTTGCTTAATCTGCTGGAAAAAGAGTTAAGCCGCCGCAGCGTGGTTAGCGTGAGGATTCTGACAGGCCGTAATAATCATCTAGCTCTGCGAACCTATGAAAAGAACGGTTATTTGAGAGACAATGAAGCTGTATTTACCAAGAAGCTACGGTGA
- a CDS encoding polymer-forming cytoskeletal protein, giving the protein MKFVKTLLVAGVAAALLSGCGSNNDNAGNEAAATATAAAQTDAVSTASIVKEQDPFLKAVSAEGNWIVAILNDLTVDQDVVVAGEFHDKGAAENALYRKLALYAQDADHNVTATYTLTAPKVTVQSENFRVQGGTIKGDVYVEANGFNLYKDATIDGNLYFASADVQATAVMEGKVTGTTEVK; this is encoded by the coding sequence ATGAAATTTGTAAAAACGTTGCTGGTTGCCGGTGTTGCTGCTGCATTACTGTCGGGTTGCGGTTCGAATAATGACAATGCCGGAAATGAAGCGGCTGCCACTGCAACTGCTGCTGCACAGACTGATGCCGTATCCACTGCTTCCATCGTGAAAGAACAGGATCCATTCCTGAAAGCTGTCAGTGCAGAAGGTAACTGGATCGTTGCAATCCTGAATGACCTTACTGTAGATCAGGATGTTGTAGTAGCTGGTGAGTTCCATGATAAAGGCGCTGCCGAGAATGCACTCTACCGTAAGCTTGCCCTGTATGCACAGGATGCTGATCATAATGTAACGGCTACTTACACACTGACTGCACCGAAAGTAACTGTACAAAGCGAGAACTTCAGAGTTCAAGGCGGTACAATCAAAGGTGACGTATATGTAGAAGCTAACGGCTTCAACCTGTACAAGGATGCTACCATTGACGGTAACCTGTACTTCGCAAGTGCTGACGTACAAGCAACTGCAGTGATGGAAGGCAAAGTGACTGGAACAACTGAAGTTAAGTAA